GCCGCCTGCAAATTCCTCCGGCGAAAATGCCTTTCCGGCTGCATTTTCGCCCCCTACTTCCCACCCGAGGAGCCCACAAAATTCGCCAACGTACACAAAATCTTCGGCGCCAGCAACGTGAGCAAACTCCTGAACGAGATCCTCCCCCACCAGCGAGAAGACGCCGTCAACTCTCTGGCGTACGAAGCGGAGGCCCGATTAAAAGACCCGGTTTACGGCTGCGTCGGAGCCATTTCTGTTCTTCAAAGGCAAGTTCTTCAGCTGCAGAAGGAACTCG
Above is a genomic segment from Sesamum indicum cultivar Zhongzhi No. 13 linkage group LG13, S_indicum_v1.0, whole genome shotgun sequence containing:
- the LOC105176418 gene encoding LOB domain-containing protein 25-like; this translates as MASSSSYSNPPCAACKFLRRKCLSGCIFAPYFPPEEPTKFANVHKIFGASNVSKLLNEILPHQREDAVNSLAYEAEARLKDPVYGCVGAISVLQRQVLQLQKELDATNADLMRYTNLVMNTTQRRSFDDHNRVNVGYGGGSDSFDPNPGYPVPYYCPSWSNGPPGENPETGGDD